In one Magallana gigas chromosome 7, xbMagGiga1.1, whole genome shotgun sequence genomic region, the following are encoded:
- the LOC105325415 gene encoding tektin-2, whose amino-acid sequence MATALRPNTRYQPPDWFTNNYTISTNAERQRDASHQVRQESRFLRNETDNQTKWDQHSNNVRLADRVDNIRQWKEILEKTLADIDKEIADLSDAKELTEQALEAKNLPMDVAIECLTLREGRQGIDVVQDEAENQLHKEVEVIEGIKKALQQKVGDSFEQLCLLQEARQQLQADLQDKNIALGIDVDQYNLSDRSPGISFKPDSLRVPKGSTTPQQWEDFSRYNKERAEAEMKASTCLREAIHHTLQQCDNDLEAQRIATEYAYRKRIHEFERAKGELEWQKKNTEEEIAELENDIRGIEEKIRAKIAPMKLAQTRLENRTYRPNVELCRDAPQYGLTDEVKQLEATKRALEEKLKQAKHALDGLEQNLHRINDDLAQKINSLNLDNKCMDVRKKLQIRPQTALERNLTLTGIQRERSHILA is encoded by the exons atggcaactGCTTTACGTCCAAACACAAGATACCAGCCCCCTGACTGGTTTACCAACAACTACACCATCTCCACAAATGCTGAAAGGCAAAGAGATGCTTCCCATCAAGTCCGTCAGGAAAGTCGGTTTCTCAGAAACGAGACTGACAACCAGACAAAATGGGATCAACACTCTAACAATGTCCGCCTGGCAGACAGAGTAGACAACATCAGGCAATGGAAAGAAATCCTGGAGAAGACCTTGGCTGACATTGACAAGGAGATTGCAGATTTATCTGATGCCAAGGAACTCACAGAACAGGCCCTGGAGGCCAAGAATCTTCCTATGGATGTAGCCATTGAGTGTCTGACTCTGAGAGAGGGACGCCAGGGCATTGATGTGGTGCAGGATGAGGCTGAAAATCAGCTGCACAAG GAAGTAGAGGTCATTGAGGGAATCAAAAAAGCTCTTCAGCAGAAAGTTGGAGATTCTTTTGAACAGCTGTGTCTTCTGCAAGAAGCCAGACAGCAACTCCAGGCTGACCTCCAGGACAAGAACATTGCCCTGGGAATAGATGTAGATCAGTACAATCTCTCCGACAGGTCACCCGGCATCAGCTTCAAACCAGACTCCCTGCGGGTACCAAAGGG AAGCACCACCCCTCAACAGTGGGAGGACTTCAGTCGGTACAACAAGGAGAGGGCCGAGGCTGAGATGAAAGCTTCCACCTGTTTGAGGGAGGCCATCCACCACACCCTGCAGCAGTGTGACAACGACCTAGAGGCCCAGAGAATCGCCACCGAGTACGCCTACAGAAAGAGAATCCATGAGTTTGAGAGAGCCAAGGGTGAGCTGGAATGGCAGAAGAAAAAC ACTGAGGAAGAAATTGCCGAGTTAGAAAATGACATCAGAGGTATTGAGGAGAAAATCAGAGCCAAGATTGCACCAATGAAGCTTGCTCAAACCCGCCTGGAGAATCGCACCTACAGGCCAAACGTTGAACTCTGTCGGGATGCTCCTCAGTATGGACTTACAGATGAAGTCAAACAGTTGGAGGCCACAAAGAGAGCTCTGGAGGAGAAACTAAAACAGGCCAA gCATGCCCTTGATGGTTTGGAACAGAATCTTCACAGAATAAATGATGATCTTGCTCAGAAAATTAATTCTCTTAATTTGGACAATAAATGTATGGATGTTCGTAAAAAACTTCAGATTCGCCCACAGACTGCACTAGAGAGGAATTTAACCCTTACTGGAATTCAGAGGGAGAGGTCACACATCTTGGcataa
- the LOC105325416 gene encoding inactive rhomboid protein 2, giving the protein MSERLGTMFNSVKRSVFDFLGLPTEEEVPLLNQENEKQRWQSRRKKTLFIPPKPIQISKPKDEDDDDVDAHRPVRRLPRKLPKKSVVEMIWDSSASALGLSKQRPKRITGDAQKQRSYAPAALENFKEKKPNFEDWRNERFFDDDDTGGQSLAESGEEEVDHGSQPRMVLGAGPDDIELREKARGFTAMSRIPLDSPCGPVLIVLQENICTVLSLKCCEEKSVIGDYEDDYMHRPYFTYFITFVQTVILICALAIYGFGPFGVDEVVIQEVVLKPNLALEAEARREFGNMWGGPSQKNLIHLGAKYSPCMRKDPNLDAALAEQRTEERTTGCCVRDDGSGCVQTTVHKCSKLISTFVKWNDTSKIDGGYKSGAVCGLDPNHCKSPSSTPPFEWDKKDFTNWPICKETKNVSQNFKGCSQPGSECHMNCDLLGRPCCFGIQGECMITTREHCEFRQGYYHDDKFLCSQVNCFEQICGMIPFVYDDRPDQFSRILSANLLHAGIFHLAVTLIMQLWIMRKIEQMIGWIRMMIIYISSGCVGTLASAILTPYQVEVGPSGAQFGLLACMYVDILNEIIVNKYSDKDKSEENRRLWFNFAAYSVILLLLFFLGVFPWMDNWSHIFGFIFGIFISLVVMKETDVKAKGITRVHVVVTFGILSLALFIFLIIMFYAVPLNESTWLQYINCIPFTETFCKNMDVTITRGSTYSKYVK; this is encoded by the exons ATGTCTGAAAGACTAGGCACCATGTTTAACAGTGTTAAGAG GTCAGTGTTTGACTTCCTTGGACTACCAACAGAAGAAGAAGTCCCCTTACTTAACCAAGAAAACGAGAAACAACGATGGCAGTCTcgtagaaaaaaaactttatttatccCTCCAAAACCAATACAAATATCAAAACCAAAggatgaagatgatgatgatgttgatgCACACCGCCCGGTCAGGAGGTTGCCACGTAAATTGCCCAAAAAGTCTGTGGTCGAAATGATATGGGATTCCTCAGCTTCTGCACTG GGATTATCTAAACAGCGACCCAAGAGAATCACAGGAGATGCTCAGAAACAGAGGAGTTATGCTCCGGCTGctcttgaaaattttaaagaaaagaaacccAACTTTGAG GATTGGAGAAATGAGCGTTTTTTTGATGACGATGATACAGGGGGACAAAG TTTGGCTGAGTCTGGTGAAGAGGAAGTAGACCATGGCAGTCAACCGCGAAT GGTGTTGGGAGCAGGGCCAGATGATATTGAATTGAGAGAGAAGGCTAGGGGATTTACAGCTATGAGTAGAATACCATTGGATTCGCCTTGTGGGCCAGTTTTGATAGTCTTACAGGAGAACATCTGTACGGTGTTAAGTTTAAAATGCTGCGAGGAAAAATCTGTCATAGGAGATTATGAGGATGACTACATGCACAG ACCGTACTTTACCTATTTCATCACCTTCGTGCAGACGGTCATACTGATTTGTGCCCTGGCTATTTACGGATTTGGTCCGTTTGGAGTGGATGAAGTTGTAATACAGGAAGTG GTATTAAAACCAAATTTGGCCCTGGAGGCTGAGGCCAGAAGAGAGTTTGGAAACATGTGGGGGGGTCCTAGCCAG AAAAATCTAATCCATCTTGGAGCAAAGTACTCGCCCTGTATGAGGAAAGATCCCAATCTGGACGCAGCCCTGGCAGAACAGAGGACGGAAGAGAGAACAACTGGATGTTGTGTCCGTGACGACGGTTCCGGGTGTGTCCAGACAACTGTACACAAGTGTAGT AAACTGATATCCACCTTTGTGAAATGGAATGACACCAGTAAGATTGATGGGGGCTATAAGTCTGGTGCAGTGTGTGGCTTGGATCCAAA CCATTGCAAAAGTCCCTCCTCAACTCCACCTTTTGAATGGGACAAGAAAGACTTCACAAACTGGCCA ATATGCAAAGAGACAAAGAATGTGAGTCAGAACTTTAAAGGATGCTCACAACCAGGGTCCGAATGTCACATGAACTGTGATTTATTAGGTCGACCATGTTGTTTTGGTATCCAAGGAGAATGTATGATCACCACAAGAGAGCACTGTGAATTTAGACAGGGGTATTACCATGACGACAAGTTTTTGTGCTCTCAG GTGAACTGCTTTGAACAGATCTGTGGTATGATTCCCTTTGTGTATGATGACAGGCCAGATCAGTTCTCAAGAATTCTGTCTGCCAATCTGCTGCATGCTGg CATTTTCCACCTGGCAGTGACCTTGATTATGCAGTTATGGATTATGAGAAAGATAGAGCAGATGATTGGTTGGATTAGGATGATGATAATCTACATCAGCAGTGGCTGCGTAGGGACACTAGCTAGTGCCATCCTCACCCCTTACCAAGTGGAG gTTGGTCCCTCTGGGGCACAGTTTGGTTTGTTGGCGTGTATGTATGTAGACATTCTCAACGAAATCATTGTCAACAAGTATTCCGATAAGGATAAATCTGAGGAAAACCGTCGTCTCTGGTTCAACTTTGCAGCCTATAGCGTCATCTTGCTCCTTCTGTTCTTCTTGGGTGTTTTCCCCTGGATGGACAACTGGTCCCATATTTTTGGTTTCATCTTCGGGATATTCATCTCCTTGGTTGTGATGAAGGAAACTGACGTCAAGGCTAAAGGCATCACACGTGTTCATGTGGTTGTGACTTTTGGCATTCTGTCACTGGCCCTGTTCATATTCCTTATTATTATGTTCTACGCAGTCCCCCTTAATGAGAGCACCTGGTTGCAGTATATCAACTGCATCCCCTTCACCGAAACATTCTGTAAAAACATGGATGTCACTATTACCAGGGGCTCTACATATTCGAAATATGTCAAGTGA